Proteins encoded by one window of Danaus plexippus chromosome Z, MEX_DaPlex, whole genome shotgun sequence:
- the LOC116778117 gene encoding sulfhydryl oxidase 1-like isoform X1, protein MIRWQYIVISLCISYNLVNSAVIVSDDVDEQGLYSKSDHVVILTNKNFDKKIYGQKNAFIVQFYNSYCGHCRAFAPKFKALAKEIRAWSEVIKLAVLDCSVEENNEICRQFEVMAYPSLRYLHENYVKGNSNVGEKFQSAESAAKLKDQMIFKIQNEQQAGQLKHAPSLDIDSPANIQTMPTPSGVTYTFLIFESPNSTIGSEIVLDTSDYTNILIKRVSDSSKLAESIGVKTFPAVAVVGPSRTPNILNPGTPTKSNILKTINTYLRSQNFVFPKHLEFEDVDELNALKNKDLSSMSADAVFYSDLEKTLKTSLHTEITRHKVLDGEPLEALLDFLNVLITAFPFRANMEEYILELHNKLSSKSSWNGNEVYELVKKLEASHAPVFSTNADYIRCKGSQSKYRGYTCGLWTLFHVLTVNAARKPGYEAPHVLRAMHGYVKHFFGCTECSQHFQAMAARNRLFDVKENDKAVLWLWISHNEVNLRLAGDVTEDPAHPKIQYPSVTNCPDCRLSRGAWNLPAVFEYLQKIYGANNIHDARSIASAAASPGPFSDLDIGMLSLFFMLIHRIWSEKSSF, encoded by the exons atgATCCGTTGGCAATATATTGTGATAAGTTTATGTATTTCCTACAATCTAGTAAACAGTGCCGTTATAGTCAGTGATGATGTTGATGAACAAGGATTATACAGTAAGTCCGACCATGTCGTGATATtaacgaataaaaattttgataaaaaaatttatggccaaaaaaatgcttttatagtacagttttataatagttactGTGGCCATTGTAGAGCATTCGCACCAAAATTTAAGGCTTTAGCTAAAGAGATAAGGGCTTGGAGTGAAGTTATTAAGCTTGCAGTTCTAGATTGTTCTGTTGAAGAAAATAACGAGATATGCCGGCAGTTCGAGGTCATGGCTTATCCTTCTTTACGTTATTTACACGAAAACTATGTGAAGGGTAATTCCAATGTAGGTGAGAAGTTTCAATCTGCTGAAAGTGCTGCAAAATTAAAAGATCAAATGAtattcaaaatacaaaatgaacAGCAAGCTGGACAATTAAAACATGCCCCTTCTTTGGATATTGATTCTCCAGCCAACATTCAAACAATGCCCACTCCATCTGGAGTTAcatacacatttttaatttttgaatctCCCAATTCAACTATTGGCTCAGAAATAGTTTTGGATACCAGTGACTATACTAATATATTGATCAAAAGAGTATCTGATTCCAGTAAGTTGGCAGAAAGTATTGGTGTTAAAACTTTTCCTGCGGTGGCAGTTGTTGGACCTTCAAGAACTCCCAATATTCTCAACCCTGGAACTCCAACAAAATCTAATATACTCAAaactattaatacatatttaaggtCACAGAATTTTGTATTTCCTAAGCACCTTGAATTTGAAGATGTAGATGAATTgaatgctttaaaaaataaggattTAAGTTCCATGTCTGCAGATGCTGTTTTCTATAGTGATCtggaaaaaactttaaaaactagTTTGCATACTGAAATTACGAGGCATAAAGTTCTAGATGGTGAACCACTTGAGGCCCtattggattttttaaatgttttaataacagcCTTCCCCTTTAGAGCCAATATGGAAGAGTATATACTTGAATTACACAACAAACTTAGCTCAAAAAGTTCATGGAACGGAAATGAAGTATATGAATTAGTAAAAAAGTTAGAAGCTTCTCATGCACCAGTTTTCTCAACCAATGCAGATTATATACGATGCAAGGGTAGTCAAAGTAAATATCGAGGCTATACTTGTGGATTATGGACTTTGTTCCATGTTCTAACTGTAAATGCAGCAAGAAAACCAGGATATGAAGCCCCACATGTTTTAAGAGCTATGCATGGTTATGTCAAACATTTCTTTGGTTGTACTGAATGTTCCCAACACTTCCAGGCCATGGCAGCTAGAAATAGGTTGTTTGATGTCAAAGAAAACGATAAAGCAGTTCTCTGGTTATGGATTTCTCACAATGAAGTCAACTTGAGATTGGCAGGAGATGTAACCGAAGACCCTGCTCATCCAAAAATACAGTATCCAAGTGTCACTAACTGTCCAGACTGTAGACTTTCACGAGGAGCTTGGAATTTGCCTGCagtttttgaatatttgcaaaaaatatatggtgcTAACAACATTCATGATGCAAGATCAATAGCCTCAGCAGCCGCCTCTCCTGGGCCATTCTCCGACCTGGACATTGGAATGTTAAGCCTCTT TTTCATGTTGATCCATCGCATCTGGAGTGAAAAATCGTCTTTTTAG
- the LOC116778117 gene encoding sulfhydryl oxidase 1-like isoform X2, whose amino-acid sequence MIRWQYIVISLCISYNLVNSAVIVSDDVDEQGLYSKSDHVVILTNKNFDKKIYGQKNAFIVQFYNSYCGHCRAFAPKFKALAKEIRAWSEVIKLAVLDCSVEENNEICRQFEVMAYPSLRYLHENYVKGNSNVGEKFQSAESAAKLKDQMIFKIQNEQQAGQLKHAPSLDIDSPANIQTMPTPSGVTYTFLIFESPNSTIGSEIVLDTSDYTNILIKRVSDSSKLAESIGVKTFPAVAVVGPSRTPNILNPGTPTKSNILKTINTYLRSQNFVFPKHLEFEDVDELNALKNKDLSSMSADAVFYSDLEKTLKTSLHTEITRHKVLDGEPLEALLDFLNVLITAFPFRANMEEYILELHNKLSSKSSWNGNEVYELVKKLEASHAPVFSTNADYIRCKGSQSKYRGYTCGLWTLFHVLTVNAARKPGYEAPHVLRAMHGYVKHFFGCTECSQHFQAMAARNRLFDVKENDKAVLWLWISHNEVNLRLAGDVTEDPAHPKIQYPSVTNCPDCRLSRGAWNLPAVFEYLQKIYGANNIHDARSIASAAASPGPFSDLDIGMLSLLYMS is encoded by the exons atgATCCGTTGGCAATATATTGTGATAAGTTTATGTATTTCCTACAATCTAGTAAACAGTGCCGTTATAGTCAGTGATGATGTTGATGAACAAGGATTATACAGTAAGTCCGACCATGTCGTGATATtaacgaataaaaattttgataaaaaaatttatggccaaaaaaatgcttttatagtacagttttataatagttactGTGGCCATTGTAGAGCATTCGCACCAAAATTTAAGGCTTTAGCTAAAGAGATAAGGGCTTGGAGTGAAGTTATTAAGCTTGCAGTTCTAGATTGTTCTGTTGAAGAAAATAACGAGATATGCCGGCAGTTCGAGGTCATGGCTTATCCTTCTTTACGTTATTTACACGAAAACTATGTGAAGGGTAATTCCAATGTAGGTGAGAAGTTTCAATCTGCTGAAAGTGCTGCAAAATTAAAAGATCAAATGAtattcaaaatacaaaatgaacAGCAAGCTGGACAATTAAAACATGCCCCTTCTTTGGATATTGATTCTCCAGCCAACATTCAAACAATGCCCACTCCATCTGGAGTTAcatacacatttttaatttttgaatctCCCAATTCAACTATTGGCTCAGAAATAGTTTTGGATACCAGTGACTATACTAATATATTGATCAAAAGAGTATCTGATTCCAGTAAGTTGGCAGAAAGTATTGGTGTTAAAACTTTTCCTGCGGTGGCAGTTGTTGGACCTTCAAGAACTCCCAATATTCTCAACCCTGGAACTCCAACAAAATCTAATATACTCAAaactattaatacatatttaaggtCACAGAATTTTGTATTTCCTAAGCACCTTGAATTTGAAGATGTAGATGAATTgaatgctttaaaaaataaggattTAAGTTCCATGTCTGCAGATGCTGTTTTCTATAGTGATCtggaaaaaactttaaaaactagTTTGCATACTGAAATTACGAGGCATAAAGTTCTAGATGGTGAACCACTTGAGGCCCtattggattttttaaatgttttaataacagcCTTCCCCTTTAGAGCCAATATGGAAGAGTATATACTTGAATTACACAACAAACTTAGCTCAAAAAGTTCATGGAACGGAAATGAAGTATATGAATTAGTAAAAAAGTTAGAAGCTTCTCATGCACCAGTTTTCTCAACCAATGCAGATTATATACGATGCAAGGGTAGTCAAAGTAAATATCGAGGCTATACTTGTGGATTATGGACTTTGTTCCATGTTCTAACTGTAAATGCAGCAAGAAAACCAGGATATGAAGCCCCACATGTTTTAAGAGCTATGCATGGTTATGTCAAACATTTCTTTGGTTGTACTGAATGTTCCCAACACTTCCAGGCCATGGCAGCTAGAAATAGGTTGTTTGATGTCAAAGAAAACGATAAAGCAGTTCTCTGGTTATGGATTTCTCACAATGAAGTCAACTTGAGATTGGCAGGAGATGTAACCGAAGACCCTGCTCATCCAAAAATACAGTATCCAAGTGTCACTAACTGTCCAGACTGTAGACTTTCACGAGGAGCTTGGAATTTGCCTGCagtttttgaatatttgcaaaaaatatatggtgcTAACAACATTCATGATGCAAGATCAATAGCCTCAGCAGCCGCCTCTCCTGGGCCATTCTCCGACCTGGACATTGGAATGTTAAGCCTCTT gtaCATGTCGTAA
- the LOC116778118 gene encoding flotillin-1 isoform X1, producing MTWGFVTCGPNEALVVSGCCYSKPLLVPGGRAFVWPALQRVQRISLNTMTLQVESPTVYTSQGVPISVTGIAQVKIQGQNAEMLLSACEQFLGKSEQEIQHIALVTLEGHQRAIMGSMTVEEIYKDRKVFSKKVFEVASSDLINMGITVVSYTLKDIRDEEGYLKALGMARTAEVKRDARIGEAEAQAEAKIKEAMAEEQRMAARFLNDTEIAKAQRDFELKKAAYDVEVQTKKAEAEMAYELQAAKTKQRIKEEQMQIAVVERTQEISVQKWEVQRRERELEATIRRPAEAEKFRLEKLAEAHRLKTVLEAEAEAEAVKVRGEAEAYAIKAKAAADAEQMAKKAEAWKEYGSAAMIDMMLETLPKVAAEVAAPLSQARKVTMVSCGGGEVGAAKLTGEVLSIVQCIPDLVKGVTGVDIAKIKTVAEVSTIPTPTARGDSARKLR from the exons GATGTTGCTACTCAAAGCCTCTTTTGGTACCGGGCGGTCGAGCATTTGTGTGGCCCGCCCTACAGCGTGTCCAGCGGATATCACTGAACACTATGACACTCCAGGTTGAGTCACCCACTGTGTACACAAGCCAGGGTGTACCAATATCTGTCACAGGAATAGCACAG GTTAAGATTCAAGGTCAAAATGCTGAAATGTTACTCTCAGCCTGTGAACAATTTCTTGGGAAATCAGAACAAGAAATTCAACATATAGCTCTTGTTACTCTTGAAGGCCATCAGAGGGCTATTATGGGGTCTATGACTGTTGAAGAAATATACAAGGACAGGAAAGTGTTTTCAAAAAAG GTCTTTGAAGTGGCCTCTAGTGATCTAATAAATATGGGAATTACGGTTGTTTCATACACACTGAAAGACATCAGAGATGAGGAg ggCTACCTAAAAGCGTTGGGTATGGCCCGTACAGCAGAAGTAAAGCGAGATGCACGTATAGGAGAGGCAGAGGCTCAGGCGGAGGCGAAAATCAAAGAAGCTATGGCAGAAGAACAAAGAATGGCGGCGAGATTTCTCAACGATACCGAAATAGCAAAGGCGCAGAGAGATTTTGAACTAAAGAAAGCGGCTTATGACGTTGAAGTACAAACTAAAAAG gcTGAAGCCGAAATGGCCTACGAGTTGCAAGCCGCTAAGACGAAGCAGCGCATAAAAGAAGAACAAATGCAGATAGCTGTAGTGGAACGTACACAAGAGATCAGTGTTCAGAAGTGGGAGGTCCAGCGACGTGAAAGAGAATTGGAGGCAACCATACGCAG ACCAGCAGAAGCCGAGAAATTTAGATTGGAAAAACTGGCAGAAGCTCATCGGTTGAAGACGGTTTTGGAAGCTGAAGCCGAAGCTGAAGCTGTCAAAGTTCGTGGGGAG gcTGAAGCGTACGCTATTAAGGCAAAGGCTGCAGCTGATGCTGAGCAAATGGCGAAAAAAGCGGAAGCCTGGAAGGAGTACGGCTCGGCTGCTATGATTGATATGATGCTGGAGACATTACCCAAG GTGGCAGCGGAGGTTGCGGCGCCGTTGTCTCAGGCTCGCAAGGTGACTATGGTGTCGTGCGGCGGCGGTGAGGTCGGAGCGGCCAAACTGACCGGGGAGGTGCTCAGCATCGTACAGTGTATACCGGACCTTGTGAAGGGAGTCACCGGCGTCGACATCGCTAAGATCAAG ACGGTGGCGGAAGTCTCGACGATCCCAACGCCCACAGCACGAGGTGATTCGGCGAGGAAATTACGATAG
- the LOC116778118 gene encoding flotillin-1 isoform X2: MTWGFVTCGPNEALVVSGCCYSKPLLVPGGRAFVWPALQRVQRISLNTMTLQVESPTVYTSQGVPISVTGIAQVKIQGQNAEMLLSACEQFLGKSEQEIQHIALVTLEGHQRAIMGSMTVEEIYKDRKVFSKKVFEVASSDLINMGITVVSYTLKDIRDEEGYLKALGMARTAEVKRDARIGEAEAQAEAKIKEAMAEEQRMAARFLNDTEIAKAQRDFELKKAAYDVEVQTKKAEAEMAYELQAAKTKQRIKEEQMQIAVVERTQEISVQKWEVQRRERELEATIRRPAEAEKFRLEKLAEAHRLKTVLEAEAEAEAVKVRGEAEAYAIKAKAAADAEQMAKKAEAWKEYGSAAMIDMMLETLPKVAAEVAAPLSQARKVTMVSCGGGEVGAAKLTGEVLSIVQCIPDLVKGVTGVDIAKIKGLRAV; encoded by the exons GATGTTGCTACTCAAAGCCTCTTTTGGTACCGGGCGGTCGAGCATTTGTGTGGCCCGCCCTACAGCGTGTCCAGCGGATATCACTGAACACTATGACACTCCAGGTTGAGTCACCCACTGTGTACACAAGCCAGGGTGTACCAATATCTGTCACAGGAATAGCACAG GTTAAGATTCAAGGTCAAAATGCTGAAATGTTACTCTCAGCCTGTGAACAATTTCTTGGGAAATCAGAACAAGAAATTCAACATATAGCTCTTGTTACTCTTGAAGGCCATCAGAGGGCTATTATGGGGTCTATGACTGTTGAAGAAATATACAAGGACAGGAAAGTGTTTTCAAAAAAG GTCTTTGAAGTGGCCTCTAGTGATCTAATAAATATGGGAATTACGGTTGTTTCATACACACTGAAAGACATCAGAGATGAGGAg ggCTACCTAAAAGCGTTGGGTATGGCCCGTACAGCAGAAGTAAAGCGAGATGCACGTATAGGAGAGGCAGAGGCTCAGGCGGAGGCGAAAATCAAAGAAGCTATGGCAGAAGAACAAAGAATGGCGGCGAGATTTCTCAACGATACCGAAATAGCAAAGGCGCAGAGAGATTTTGAACTAAAGAAAGCGGCTTATGACGTTGAAGTACAAACTAAAAAG gcTGAAGCCGAAATGGCCTACGAGTTGCAAGCCGCTAAGACGAAGCAGCGCATAAAAGAAGAACAAATGCAGATAGCTGTAGTGGAACGTACACAAGAGATCAGTGTTCAGAAGTGGGAGGTCCAGCGACGTGAAAGAGAATTGGAGGCAACCATACGCAG ACCAGCAGAAGCCGAGAAATTTAGATTGGAAAAACTGGCAGAAGCTCATCGGTTGAAGACGGTTTTGGAAGCTGAAGCCGAAGCTGAAGCTGTCAAAGTTCGTGGGGAG gcTGAAGCGTACGCTATTAAGGCAAAGGCTGCAGCTGATGCTGAGCAAATGGCGAAAAAAGCGGAAGCCTGGAAGGAGTACGGCTCGGCTGCTATGATTGATATGATGCTGGAGACATTACCCAAG GTGGCAGCGGAGGTTGCGGCGCCGTTGTCTCAGGCTCGCAAGGTGACTATGGTGTCGTGCGGCGGCGGTGAGGTCGGAGCGGCCAAACTGACCGGGGAGGTGCTCAGCATCGTACAGTGTATACCGGACCTTGTGAAGGGAGTCACCGGCGTCGACATCGCTAAGATCAAG GGTCTTCGCGCCGTGTAA